Part of the Ictalurus furcatus strain D&B chromosome 28, Billie_1.0, whole genome shotgun sequence genome is shown below.
ACCAACACTCGCTTTATTCCCTTTTAGAAACAAATTAGTAttggattttattattatttagaggAAATATAGAAGCTcgatatttataaatattactcTTAAGATTTTACAAGTTATGAGTTTTACtaaaggctttttaaaaaaaatattagctACTTTATGTATTTACAAATTTTACCATCTTAgtgtttttaatgattaatttcATTCTCAATATTTTAAATCAAGTATTTCAGTAACTACATATTTCCATAATTTATTGATGTTTTATCTTCGTTTATCTTTACCTCTGTTTACtgattgtttaaatatgttACTCTGGTaaattgtttataaatgaaTGCCCTCAATGTTtttagtaaaatatttaaaacgtTATTATCTAACTCCTTCATCTCAGCTGTTAAGTATAAAAGTAGCTGAATATGTAGTGATGAAATTTGATTAGACTTTATTTCGGTGTAGAATTGAAGTTCATTAGAAGTGATTCAGTGTGGAATTATTTCATTTCGTTTGATtagatttatacattttatagaaaagaataaaactcttcagctGCTGATCAACTCTCACGGAAACaccttcatttttattaatgtgtCTGTAATCCCCTGACTCCGCCTCCCTGACTCCGCCTCCTTGACTCCATCCTTCTAACTCCACCTTTCTGACTCCATCTTTATAACTCCACCTCCCTGACTCCATTTCTGACGCTGCCTCTCTGATTCTACTTCCCTGACTCCACCCATGTGACGCAACCAATCTGACTCCACCTCACTGACTCCGCCCCTGACTCCACCCCGTGActctctgactgtgtgtgtgtgtgttgttgaggCTTGTCTGTGCTTGAAATGTGAAGCTGTTCGGTAGATCAGCTGATCATGTTGGTGTCCTGCAGTGAGTTTTGAGAGCTGTGAAGTTTGCAGCAGTAGTTCAGTGAGGGGAATAACGTctaccttcatcatcatcaccttcctcTTCATCATGTTCATTAtcttcatcactctcctcttcagcaccttcatcactctcctcttcatcaccttcattatcctcctcttcatcaccttcatcactctcctcttcagCACCTTCATTATCtttatcatcttcatcacccTCCTCATCTTCAGCACCTTCATTATCtttatcatcttcatcacccTCCTCATCTTCAGCACCTTCAtcactctcctcttcatcaccttcattatcctcctcttcatcaccttcatcactctcctcttcatcaccttcatcactctcctcttcatcaccttcatcactctcctcttcatcaccttcattatcctcctcttcatcaccttcatcactctcctcttcatcaccttcattatcctcctcttcatcaccttcatcactctcctcttcatcaccttcatcactctcctcttcatcaccttcatcactctcctcttcatcaccttcatcactctcctcttcatcaccttcATTATCCTCCTCTTTCTCATGCCATATTGTGGAGAATCCAACAAACAGGATTAATGCTCACTCTTAATGGTTCAGTGTTgggtctgtgtctgtgtgtgagtgtgtgtgtgtgtgtgtgtgtgtgtgtgagagtgtgagtgtgtatatttgtatgtgtgtgagtgtgtgagtgtgtgtgtgtgtgtgtgtatgtggccAACCTGGGCCATTAAGTCAGAGATACTTAAAACACAGCTATCGGAGCTAGATCAGATCTAATCCATGTTTGTTAGAGTGTAATCAGATTTTGCATTTCAAATCTAACGTGTATATTCCAAATCAGGTCGGTCTAATCTACACTCATCCTGATCAGATATTTCCACTCGAACCAGACCTGCCAGTCCAGATTAGATCTTTGAGTccaataaaatattcaattgAAAAGTTCAATCAGATAAAATACCAGTCTAATTTAGACTGACTAGTCCAATCCAGACAGGTGGAAATCCAAATCAGACCTTGGAATACAAATTCAACCTTCTGGTTATTATATGAAATGACATTTATAGTCCACATTATCTGTAAGATCCAATCCAACCCTTCAATCCAAATCAGACATTTTAGTCACAATCAGTATCAGAATTCTAAATCAGCCTTTCCAATTTTAGTGTAAATCAGATGGCAGTCCAGATCAGAACTTGAGGTCAGAATCTTCAAGTCCAAATCAGACTGATCACTTCGATCCAGACCAGATACCAACCCGATCCTACTGTCTAATCTACATCAAACGCTCCAGGCCAAAATCAGACTTTACAGTTCCAAACAGCTTTGGGTCCAATCAAGACTTCAGTCCAGACCCAGTGATCCAGTCCAATCAGGTTTTCCATTCCAAATCCAGTCAAATCAATGATTACAGTTCCAGTCTGATTAACCAGTCCAAATCCAATCTAACATTCCAGATCAGACCTGGTCTAGATGAGCCTTTGTAGTTATATTTTACCACAGAGCTCGATCAGAGACCAGGATCAGAGACTAATCTCCTGGTCTAGATTAGATTTCAGTCCTGATCAGACTGCTGGGTGAAGCTAAGGTTCATTTGTGATTTAAGTATCATTGCTGTAAATTTTCAGCTGCAGTCTGCAAACACACTTCCTGTTGAACAGAATCGGTGCATTTCCACTTCCTGTGTGTGAAGGAGAAGATGGATACAGAAGTGTGTGAACTGCCGTCTGTATCCATGCGTGTGTTCGTATAGAGCAGTGTATCTGCActtgcgtgtgagtgtgtgagtgtgtgtgtgtgtgtgtgtgtgtgtgtgtgtgacggtgtGTGTCTCTGTTCTGCAGGATAAGACGAGTGCGCTGAGTCTCAGTAACGTGGCTGGTGTGTTTTACATCCTGGTCGGGGGTCTGGGACTCGCTATGACGGTGGCGCTAGTTGAGTTTTGCTACAAGTCTCGTCAGGAGACCAAACGGATCCGACTGCTCGATCCCGCTCAGAACTTTAAGCACACTCTTCCGGCCGGCGCGCAGGGCTTCACCACCTACAGGGAGGGCTACAACGTCTACGGCACCGAGAGCGTCAAGATCTAGCACTAGGCAGCGTGCGTATCGCAGAACTCACTCCCCGGGTGCCATCTCTTTCGCAGTTTACTGATCGTGTCACGAGTTTACTCTCATCTCTGTTTCATTTCTCACTTGTTAATTTCTCCACGTTTACAGATGTTAAACGTTTTCACGAATTTCATGTCTGTGTTATTTTTTCCAGATGCAGGAGGTCTTTGGGAGGTCCGATTCTCAGCGACTGGTTTTAACAGGATAGGATACACCCCTTTGAGATTGGCTCCTCCCACCGCTTTAATCTCCTCCCCTTGGATCTGCTGAAACCATAGCAATTGCGCTCAGATTCTGCAATATCTCTCGGTGCCTTACAGGAGACACGTTAACTCGGAACATTCTACAGAGCTTCCTCTCCAATCCACACGGTTCCTCCAAACTTCCTGTCCAGCCCAGAGCACTTCCTCTTCACTCTCAATCTGCTCATCTCCACCGTTGAGCCgtttattcactttattctcACTCGCTGTCAGTTCTGCTGAGAGGTTCTTCTCGGTCTGAAGACTCCAGATTGCTTCATCTCCACCCGGAGCTTCACTTCACTGCAGAACCCGAGAACAGCGTAGAGCAGCGCTTCCTGAACTCGGGGTCCTGAACTCGGGGTCCTGACCTCACGTAGAGCCGCTTGATTTAGAAACGGGGTTATAGAGAGAATCTCACAATCTCCTTTTTTCGTTTGATTTGTGTATTTTACAGATTAATATTAGAAATACTGAAGACAGATTTTGTGTGCTAATGTTTTGAGTCACATTCAGACAAACCACgtttaaatgtgaaaagtttAGCAATAAATACGAATAAATTTCCCCATCTATCTACTCCCGCTAACTCCTCAActggcctcatttatcaaactaGATAAGTTGGATaaattacatttgaaataaGAAATTTGTTATTTGTGAAAACGTTCGTGTCCTACTTGTGCTCctaagtgtgtgtaaatttacccATGAAAAAGACGAACTAAAATAAACCTTGAATTAATCGACTTCAGATCATATAAtctgcatggattactgcacttttatatccGGAATATTCTGTGGAGTTTAAACTcgcttataataataataataataataataataataacaatgttatgaaatatttttattggtaTAGAAGAGAGTCAAAATAACTCCCACTTCTGTCTCCACTGTTGTGTTTACCCGGATTGTTCATGTCATGCTCTCTGCACacttgaccttttatggagttctgTGGGCGTGGCTACATGTAAATGAGCTTTACTGGTGattaacatacacacacgagtACAAAGAAATCCAGCTCTTCCAAAACTTTATAAATCCAGCAGAAAGTCTGGCCAAAAGGATGTTGATAaataagggttagggttaaggtttaggTCAACTCCCAGAAATACGCGAAAACTTTTAGTGAATACGGATTTACACACGTGATGGTAAATAAGGACTTACAGAGCATTCAGAATGTCCATTTGGGGTCGTTTGTCTTAAAAGTTTGGGAACCGTTGTTCTAGAGcgatctccatcatctccactCCACAGCAGTTCGTTAGAGTTTATGGATCTCCTCCAGATCTTCGTGTTGTAGAGCGTTTCATCCATACATCGTAGTGCTTCATGTCAACTCCAGAGCTGTTCTCCACAATGCTAGGGTTCTAGAGCGCCTCGCTTCAGCATCATCTCTAATCATCTCTAGAGCAGGTCAGTTCTAATCCGCAGTGCTTCCAGACCCGTCCCGGTGAACAGACACGGAGAACAGACACGGTGGATAAACGAGGTGAACGTTAAACTGGTTTTGGTctacttttctttctctctctctctctctctctctctatcttcccTGTAGATAAGAATGGTACACTGAAAAAAGTGTTTCAATCACAGCTTGTAGAGTTCgttataattattttagttGAATGAATTTGAAATTAAGAGACCATGACTGAAATCtttcaaatgaaaacataaataccacaatgtgtttgtgtttaagaAACGTGAAAGTGTGTCTCTAGTTTTATAAATCAGCAGGAAATCAATCTTAAAAGTATATTTATTTAGggaattttttataaatactctgttaattatttattagatAAAGTTGCATGTCAGAGGTCAGAGTTgtgaaaggtcaaaggtcatcctCTTAGTCTTCTGTATAATCTAGAAAAGCATTGACTCCCTGCATGAGCGCCTGCACTAAggtttaatttcattatattttgttaaataaagattAGAATGTGAAAGTTTCTCACGTGTAAtaatttttgtaaatctggtcagacggacagacagacagacggacggacggacagacagacgaTGCTAAACTGGAAGCTATTACTTGTGCAGTTCTGCACTTCTCCGCGAGGTGGCGGTTCACCTCTTGCTCACAGTGTGGCAGGTTAAACACCTGTCTGATATTTTAtgggaataaaaacacaacatggtgaaaataaaacagaataaaatcacACGAGTTTTATGCCATAATATACatgatataatattattatatatttattttgatttaaacctagtgtttgtgtatttccGCTTCTGACAGCGCTGTAATAAATGTGAAGGCGCAGTTCCACATTCGGCCATGCGGTAGTGCTGTTTCTCCATCAATAATCATTAAATGTGTCGGTTTTCATCTATAAAGACTTAAATCATCATCAGTTTATTCAGAAACTTCACTTTCAATTACACACAATCATCATTAATGATAATCaacaccctgtgtgtgtgtgtgtgtattgatcaGTGATAGGTTGTGTGATCGAGTTATTGATCAAGTGTTACCATAGCAACGTAGTGCAGGAGGTACATCCCTGGACGATTTGCTTTTGTATCAGTCACCTTCAACAGCGACGAGATTCTAAACCCAGCAGCGTCACCTCCACACCCTTCCTACAGAGAGGGTTAGAGTTAGAGACTCTCACATCTGATAGAGAATTAACATAAAGTGGTTTTAATGAGTGCAGCTATGGGGCCCTTCaactaacaaacacacacaaacacacacttgtattCAGACTGGACTCACAATCACATTAATGaacagcacatttacataaatgtgtCATGCTTCTCTATTATgagggagaacacacacacatatacacacatactcacacacacatacatatacatacacatacatctgtgtgtgtatatatgtgtgtgtatatatatatatatatatatatatatatatatatatatatatatgtgtgtgtgtgtgtgtgtgtgtgtgtgtgttggccaCTTGCAGAAAAACTAATTTTTCAAGTTTTTCTACTATGCAGCCTGCATATCCCCTCCTACAGTACACACATCGGAAAtgcatttagtgtgtgtgtttatgtgtgtaggaGGGGATAtgcaggcagtgtgtgtgtgtgtgtgtgtgtgtgtgtgtgtgtgtgtcagtatatAAGGAATGAACTGAGCAAACTTGCTGTGTAAACACACTCATTACACAGCGTGAAGGTAAGAACTATTTACTatgctctgacacacacacacacatacacagacacacacacacatacacacacacagacacacactgtatttttgTGACAGTGCTGAGTCTTAGAGTGGTTCAGTATGAATGATGTTGAAATTAGAtggttgtgtgtatgtgattttgtgtgtgtgtgtttcaggtgtaagatagtgtgtgtgtttgtgtgtgtgtgtgtgtgtgtgtgtttgtgtttgtgtagcagaTGTGAGGTGtaagtgttgtgtgttttggtgtttaTATCTTTGTGAATGTCCCCATACTGAACACAGGGCAGTGTTGAGtgaaatagaatttttattaGAAATCTGTGTATGAGAAATTATTGTTAAGTTTAGACTTCAGTGAAGGTTTGTAGTCATTAATGAGACGTGAGGGGAGacatgagaggagaggagacgtGAGGGGAGACGTGAGGGGAGACatgagaggagaagagacgTGAGGGGAGACGGATCGTCCTGCAGCAGTCTGTGAGGTcttaaaaagaatttaaaagaaACTAATCGAGGGATTATTTTAGGGCGGAACACAACCAACTTACTGCCCACCAATAACATTGTTTAATAGAGCAAATAAGGTCAggccatgacacacacacacacgcgcacacacacacacacacacactaggaaTGTGGTAGTGCTGGATTTGAGGAATCTCATTTTCACATGAATTCATCCTCATTTTTGCGTCTTATCTCTTCCTGTTTCTCGACTTCTTCAttctttgttttgatttatttaatgtttgtgtttctgctctcacacacagattCCACTGAAAAGAACCAGTATGGCAAGTGGTacgtctaacacacacacacgcacacacacacacacacacacacacacacagtgtccatATTTCTGGGTTTCCGGGTCAGAAACCATcgttagttgtttatttagaaATGAACTTTTAAATGAGAACACAATGTGCCATTTATCTATATGTCAAAGTTTGAAAAGAAATCAAatgataaaagaaagaaaaatcaataaagtaaaaaaaattcaatacagATGTTCAAAGTTAAGCAACTGGATTCGATTATAAAGTTAAAGAGTTATTagagttattttatttacatcacaTTAACAAAATGGGACAAAcacttttaaacttttatttttacactattaatatattaatacacatGATCGAACACTTGTGATAATGACGGGACTAAAACACACTAAATCTCTTGTTGCACAAAGTCCATTTCATTTCAAGGGCATGCAGACTTTTGCCCTGGAGTGTGTACATGATATTTATGTAGTACTGAACTTTAAAACTAATGAAACAAGATGTCACTCGGTACATGACTAAAACTCTGAAGAGCCTCACAGAACGAAGCAAcatattaatgtatatattatataaagtgaAATGAGTGTTGGTGTGATGTTAGTTTttatgttgttgatgttgtgtTTCAGACGTGGACCGACAAACTGTCTTCAACACCATAAAGGTCCGGACGTCTCTGCGGAAAGACGGCAGCTGGATCCGGCGGAGCTCCAATGAACAGAAAGATCCACAACCGTGGTAAACTTATATAACACACACGACTATAGTACCATAtataactttataaacatatacaacacacacaactttataaacatatacagcacacacaactttataaacatatacagcacacacaactttataaacatatacagcacacacaactttataaacatatacaacacacacaactttataaacatatacaacacacacaactttataaacatatacagcacacacaactttataaacatatacaacacacacaactttataaacatatacagcacacacaactttataaacatatacagcacacacaactttataaacatatacaacacacacaactttataaacatatacaacacacacaactttataaacatatacaacacacacaactttataaacatatacaacacacacaactttataaacatatacagcacacacaactttataaacatatacaacacacacaactttataaacatatacaacacacacaactttataaacatatacagcacacacaactttataaacatatacaacacacacaactttataaacatatacagcacacacaactttataaacatatacaacacacacaactttataaacatatacaacacacacaactttataaacatatacaacacacacaactttataaacatatacaacacacacaactttataaacatatacagcacacacaactttataaacatatacaacacacacaactttataaacatatacaacaaacacaactttataaacatatacagcacacacaactttataaacatatacaacacacacaactttataaacatatacagcacacacaactttataaacatatacaacacacacaactttataaacatatacaacacacacaactttataaacatatacagcacacacaactttataaacatatacagcacacacaactttataaacatatacagcacacacaactttataaacatatacaacacacacaactttataaacatatacaacacacacaactttataaacatatacagcacacacaactttataaacatatacaacacacacaactttataaacatatacagcacacacaactttataaacatatacagcacacacaactttatgaacatatacaacacacacaactttataaacatatacaacacacacaactttataaacatatacaacacacacaactttataaacatatacaacacacacaactttataaacatatacagcacacacaactttataaacatatacaacacacacaactttataaacatatacaacacacacaactttataaacatatacagcacacacaactttataaacatatacaacacacacaactttataaacatatacagcacacacaactttataaacatatacaacacacacaactttataaacatatacaacacacacaactttataaacatatacaacacacacaactttataaacatatacaacacacacaactttataaacatatacagcacacacaactttataaacatatacaacacacacaactttataaacatatacaacaaacacaactttataaacatatacagcacacacaactttataaacatatacaacacacacaactttataaacatatacagcacacacaactttataaacatatacaacacacacaactttataaacatatacaacacacacaactttataaacatatacagcacacacaactttataaacatatacagcacacacaactttataaacatatacaacacacacaactttataaacatatacaacaaacacaactttataaacatatacaacaaacacaactttataaacatatacaacacacacaacgttataaacatatacaacacacacaactttataaacatatacagcacacacaactttataaacatatacagcac
Proteins encoded:
- the LOC128603635 gene encoding uncharacterized protein LOC128603635 isoform X1, yielding MRKRRIMKVMKRRVMKVMKRRVMKVMKRRVMKVMKRRVMKVMKRRIMKVMKRRVMKVMKRRIMKVMKRRVMKVMKRRVMKVMKRRVMKVMKRRIMKVMKRRVMKVLKMRRVMKMIKIMKVLKMRRVMKMIKIMKVLKRRVMKVLKRRVMKIMNMMKRKVMMMKVDVIPLTELLLQTSQLSKLTAGHQHDQLIYRTASHFKHRQASTTHTHTVRESRGGVRGGVSEVESDWLRHMGGVREVESERQRQKWSQGGGVIKMESERWS
- the LOC128603635 gene encoding uncharacterized protein LOC128603635 isoform X2, which translates into the protein MRKRRIMKVMKRRVMKVMKRRVMKVMKRRVMKVMKRRVMKVMKRRIMKVMKRRVMKVMKRRIMKVMKRRVMKVMKRRVMKVMKRRVMKVMKRRIMKVMKRRVMKVLKMRRVMKMIKIMKVLKMRRVMKMIKIMKVLKRRVMKIMNMMKRKVMMMKVDVIPLTELLLQTSQLSKLTAGHQHDQLIYRTASHFKHRQASTTHTHTVRESRGGVRGGVSEVESDWLRHMGGVREVESERQRQKWSQGGGVIKMESERWS